In a genomic window of Streptomyces sp. SJL17-4:
- a CDS encoding SDR family oxidoreductase, producing the protein MDTITPTRVAVVTGAGTGIGRATARAFARQGATVLAVGRRAEPLRETAEGHPGIHPHVADVTAEGAAEEIVRAAVTGHGRLDVLVNNAGISLGGPLGTLDRSVIAPLLETNLVAPVLLTQAALPALRESRGVVVNVTTTIGQRGWPANSFYPATKSALETLTRCWAVELAPDGVRVVAVAPGPIETPIADHMGLSPERLEALRAWQLAHVPLGRIGRPEEVAWAITSLAAPDASFLTGTVLPVDGGALVA; encoded by the coding sequence ATGGACACCATCACACCCACCAGGGTCGCCGTCGTCACCGGTGCGGGCACCGGCATCGGCCGGGCCACCGCCCGCGCCTTCGCCCGTCAGGGGGCGACGGTCCTCGCCGTCGGCCGCAGGGCCGAGCCGCTGCGGGAGACCGCCGAGGGGCATCCAGGCATCCACCCGCACGTCGCCGACGTCACGGCGGAGGGCGCGGCCGAGGAGATCGTCCGTGCCGCCGTGACCGGCCACGGCCGTCTCGACGTCCTCGTCAACAACGCCGGGATCTCCCTCGGCGGCCCGCTCGGGACCCTCGACCGCTCGGTGATCGCCCCGCTCCTGGAGACCAATCTCGTCGCCCCCGTCCTGCTGACCCAGGCCGCCCTCCCCGCGCTCCGGGAGTCGCGGGGCGTCGTGGTGAACGTGACGACGACGATCGGCCAGCGCGGCTGGCCGGCCAACTCCTTCTATCCGGCGACCAAGAGCGCCCTGGAGACCCTGACCCGCTGCTGGGCGGTGGAGCTCGCACCTGACGGTGTACGGGTGGTGGCGGTCGCCCCCGGCCCGATCGAGACCCCGATCGCGGACCACATGGGTCTCTCCCCCGAGCGGCTGGAGGCCTTGCGGGCCTGGCAGCTCGCGCACGTTCCGCTGGGCCGCATCGGCCGCCCCGAGGAGGTCGCCTGGGCGATCACCTCGCTCGCGGCGCCGGACGCCTCCTTCCTGACCGGCACCGTCCTGCCCGTCGACGGGGGTGCGCTGGTCGCGTGA
- a CDS encoding MerR family transcriptional regulator — translation MRIGELARRTGVSPRALRHYEAAGLITSTRAANGYRVYDEGAVTRVSNIRYLLDAGLTLDDVSAFRSCLDGDVPSAPPSPRGLEIARERLAVLDARIAAQTEARNRLARSLGVVSDRS, via the coding sequence TTGCGCATCGGTGAACTGGCCCGGCGGACCGGGGTGTCGCCGCGCGCCCTGCGCCACTACGAGGCGGCGGGACTGATCACGTCGACCCGCGCGGCCAACGGATACCGGGTGTACGACGAGGGCGCCGTGACGCGCGTGTCGAACATCCGGTACCTCCTGGACGCCGGCCTCACCCTGGACGACGTGTCCGCGTTCCGTTCCTGCCTGGACGGTGACGTGCCCTCGGCCCCACCGTCCCCCCGCGGCCTGGAGATCGCCCGCGAGCGGCTGGCCGTGCTCGACGCGCGGATCGCGGCCCAGACCGAGGCCCGGAACCGGCTGGCACGAAGCCTGGGCGTGGTGTCGGACCGGTCCTGA
- a CDS encoding helix-turn-helix domain-containing protein: protein MPRQPRRRSYDQHCAAARALDLVGDRWTLLVVRELLAGPRRYTDLHADLPGVSTDMLAGRLKDMEGAELVTRRRLPPPASAFVYELTARGRELLPVLRTLAAWGAPDLGEPRPTDAVRAHWYAIPLLGALAELGAGVVQVTLDEGEFFVRVGGDGAVSYGDGVYGSGTAEVPDARLRTDAATCRALAGGESTLAEAIATGRAALERSVRAAQA from the coding sequence ATGCCACGTCAGCCACGCCGCCGCAGCTACGACCAGCACTGTGCCGCCGCGCGCGCCCTCGACCTCGTCGGCGACCGCTGGACCCTGCTCGTCGTCCGCGAACTCCTCGCCGGGCCGCGCCGCTACACCGACCTCCACGCCGACCTTCCGGGCGTCAGCACCGACATGCTCGCCGGCCGCCTCAAGGACATGGAGGGCGCCGAGCTGGTCACCCGTCGCCGACTGCCGCCGCCCGCCTCGGCGTTCGTGTACGAGCTCACCGCGCGCGGCCGCGAACTGCTGCCCGTGCTGCGCACCCTCGCCGCCTGGGGGGCGCCCGACCTGGGCGAACCGCGGCCCACCGACGCCGTCCGAGCCCACTGGTACGCGATCCCGCTGCTCGGGGCGCTCGCCGAACTGGGCGCCGGAGTCGTCCAGGTGACCCTGGACGAGGGCGAGTTCTTCGTACGGGTCGGGGGCGACGGTGCCGTGTCGTACGGGGACGGGGTGTACGGCTCTGGTACGGCCGAGGTGCCCGACGCCCGGCTGCGGACCGACGCGGCGACCTGCCGGGCCCTCGCGGGCGGGGAGTCGACGCTCGCCGAGGCCATCGCGACGGGGCGCGCGGCGCTGGAACGGTCCGTGCGGGCCGCACAGGCGTAA